Within the Salinibacterium sp. TMP30 genome, the region GTTGAAAGCGACGTTGGCTGGCCGCACCTTCGGCAGTCGTTCGCGGGCGCGCAAAGTGGAAAGCTCCGCCCACGTGAAGTCCTCGGTGAACCACCCCGTCATCGCCGTTCCATCGATCGTCTTCGAGGTATGGCGATCCGCAAATTCGGGATGATCGGCGATGTTTGTCGTGCCCGAGATCTCGTTCTCGTGACGGAGCACCAGCACACCGTCCCTGGTGGCAACGATGTCGGGTTCCACGGCATCCGCCCCCAGCATGAAAGCTAGATCGTAGGCAGCCCTGGTGTGTTCTGGGCGGTAGCCGCTGGCGCCGCGGTGCCCGATCACAAGCGGGCTAATGGTGGTGCTCATCGAGTCAAGAATATGCCGAAGTAGTGCGGCGACTAACATTTGGGTATGCCCGAATGCGCGTCGTGCTCTGCACCAGTGCAGCCGGAGTGGAACTTCTGCATCTATTGCGGTGAACCCACCTCGGCCGATACCTCGCGCCCCGCACCCCTCGTGGCAGCTCGCACGAACCCGCTAGCTATCCTCGCCCTCGTACTGGCAGCGATTGGTGGGGCTCCCGCGCTGATCTTCGGCCACGTAGCAATCCGACAGATTTCAGAGACCGGCGAGCGCGGGATGCTCATGGCCCGCATCGCGACCATTCTCGGCTATGTGTGGCTCGTTCTGTGGGGAATCCTGCTGTACTCCCTGCTCACCAATGGCCGCTAACACCGCCGCGCTCGCGCGCCGTTGGGAGCCAACGCGGCGACTCCCACTCAAGTGGGGCCACTACAGCGACCGCTACTTCATCGGCCTAGTGCTCATTATTGCTGGGGCGATTCATCTTCAAGGCGCCAACAACTACACCCTGATCATTCTGCTCATCGGCACCACTGCGACAGCGGTGGGGTGGTCGATCATGCCGGCGAGAGGGTGGCGTCGGATGATCGTCATTCTCCCCACAATCACCCAAATTTGGATCATGCTCACGGGGCCTATGTCGATGTGGACGCTCACCATTCCTCTGCTGTGCTGGTTGCTCGTGCGACACCGACCACTCGTCTCCTATGTGGTGCTTGCGTTGCCGATCGCCAACGGCATCATTCTCCCGCGCTTCTTTCAGGAGTACTCCGCGATGCCTCAAGCGCTCGCCATCTCAACGGTCGTCGTGGTCGCCGCCGCCTGGCTTGCACGGGCGATCGCTCACAGCGCAGCATCTCGGCGTCAGAATCCGGAATTTCTCAGGGAAATCCGATAGTTTTATGAGGCGCCACTAACGTGTGGCACCACACCAAACAGAGGAATCATGGCACTCAATAACCCCGCTTTCTCCCGCGATGCTGCCTTCAGCTCGCGCGGCGGAATCGCCGTAGCGAACCAGGTCTCCAACCAGCAGCTCAACGACATGTACAGCCGTGAGTCGGCGCCCAAAACGGGCGACGTCATGACGGTTGAAGACACCATCGCCAAGACCGTTGGAGCGTTCGCACTCCTGCTTGTCGGCGCTGGGCTCAGTTGGGTACTCGCCCCCGCTATGCCGTTCTTGTGGATCGGCGCTGGAATCATCGGCTTCGTACTCGCACTCGTCAACATCTTCAAAAAGCAGCCCTCGGGCGCACTCGTCTTGGCGTACTCCGCCGTTGAGGGTGTCTTCGTCGGTGGTATCTCGCGCTTCTTTGAGAATGCCTATGGCGGAGTCGTAACACAGGCCGTCATCGCGACAATCGTTGTCGTCGGTGTCACCCTCGCGCTCTTCGCGAGCGGCAAGATCCGCGCGTCCAAGAAAGCCACCAAGGTCTTCATGATTGCGATGATCGGCTACGTGGTCTTCTCGCTCGTCAACCTAGTCATGATGCTTACTGGCGCCACTGACAACGCCTTCGGCCTCCGCAGCGCCGAGATTCCGTTCCTCGGAATCCCCTTCGGCGTTGTGCTGGGTGTGCTCGTCGTCATCATGGCCGCATACTCACTCGTGCTCGACTTCGACTTCATCCAGAAGGGTGCCGCCAATGGCGCACCTCGCGCCTTCGGCTGGAAGGGCACCTTCGGCATCATGGTCACCGTCATCTGGCTGTACCTCGAGCTACTACGCATGTTCGCGATCATTCGCGACTAAGTAGTTCAGTCTCACAAACGCAGAAAGCCCGCGTCGCTCCGGCAGTAGCCAAGTGACGCGGGCTTTCTCGTTAACGAGCTATTCCCATTCGATTGTTCCTGGGGGCTTCGACGTGACATCGAGCACAACGCGGTTCACGCCATCCACCTCATTGGTGATGCGGTTCGAGATCTTCGCGAGCACGTCGTAGGGCAAACGAGTCCAGTCGGCGGTCATCGCATCCTCCGAGGACACCGGGCGCAATACGATCGGGTGACCATAGGTGCGGCCATCGCCCTGCACTCCCACTGAGCGCACGTCGGCGAGGAGCACAACGGGGCACTGCCAGATGGTGTCATCGAGGCCCGCAGCGGTCAGTTCGGCGCGAGCAATCGCATCCGCCTTACGCAGCAGTTCGAGACGGTCATGCGTGACCTCACCGATGATGCGGATGCCAAGGCCGGGCCCGGGGAACGGCTGGCGGCCGACAATAACTTCTGGCAATCCCAGCTCGCGACCAATCGCCCGCACTTCGTCCTTGAACAGGGTGCGCAGTGGCTCAACGAGGTCGAACTGCAAGTCGTCGGGGAGCCCACCAACGTTGTGGTGGCTCTTGATGTTGGCGGTGCCGGCCCCTCCGCCACTCTCCACAACATCCGGGTAGAGGGTGCCCTGCACCAGAAACTTGACCTTCTCGCCGTCGCCCTGAGCTTCGAGCACGAGTGACTCGGCCGCATTCTCGAAGCTGCGGATGAACTCGCGGCCGATGATTTTGCGCTTCGTTTCGGGGTCAGTGACTCCGGCGAGAGCATCCATGAACTGGTCAACAGCATCGACAGTGACAAGACGAACACCCGTCGAGGCTACATAGTCCTCTTCAACTTGACGGCGCTCATCCTGACGCAACAGCCCATGGTCAACGAAGATGCAGACCAGTTGATCGCCAACAGCCTCGTGCACGATCGCGGCAGCAACAGCGGAGTCGACTCCGCCCGAAAGGCCACAGATCACCCGAGCAGAACCAACCTGTTCACGGATGCGGGCGACCTGTTCGGCAATCACGTTCCCGCTGTTCCAGTCGGCAGGGATGCCCGCTGCGTCGTGCAGGAAGTTCTCAAGCAACCCTTGGCCAAACTCAGAGTGCTTCACCTCGGGGTGCCATTGCACACCATAGAGACCGCGTGCCTTACTGGCGAAGGCGGCAACCGGGGTGGCGTCTGTGCTGGCGAGCACCTCAAACCCTTCAGGGGCTTCTGTTACAGCGTCGCCGTGACTCATCCACACCGTCTGCTTGTCAGCCTGGTCTCCCAGAAGGGAACCACCACCACCCTGCACGGTCATGGCAGTGGACCCATACTCGCGCAGGCCAGTCTTGGCGACGGTGCCGCCGAGTTGACGTGCCATCACCTGGAAGCCGTAACAAATGCCAAAAACGGGAACACCCAACTGAAGGATGCCGGGGTCGAGGTCGGGCGAACCAGGCTCGTACACGCTCGACGGGCCACCACTCAGCACGATGCCGACCGGGTTCATAGCCGCGATCGCCTCGGCAGTAATGGTGTGAGGAACAATCTCGCTATACACGTTGGCTTCGCGCACGCGACGGGCAATCAACTGTGCGTACTGAGCACCAAAGTCGACGACAAGAACGGGGCGAGCGCTCGTGTCTGCAGACGTGGCGGTGGCCGTGGCCGAAGATTGGGTCATACGGAAGCCTTTGCGGAGTCGGCGCCGGCCGCTTGGGCAGCTGCAGCGGATTCAATACGGGCAAGTTTTGCTTCAACGAAACGAGGAACTTGACGCTCAAGGAAGAACGACAACAACGGGATGACACCGCCGAGCGCGATGTACAAGAACCGCAAGAATGAGAAACGCGTCAGACGCCAGAGGATGAAATCTGCTGCAACGTAGAAGACGTAGAGCCAGCCGTGCACAATCAGGATGATCGTCGACACGTTGATGCCCTGAACAAGCTCCTTCGGCGTCAGCGTGACAAACCCGGCGGGGCCGTTCAGCTCGATGTCGCCACCGAGGCCGTAACGGAAAAACATCATGAGGCACAGCACAAGCAGGAAGCTGCCGGTGATGATTGATGACACCTTGTAGAACGAGAGGGTGCGACGAATGCGGGGGAGATCAGAAAGCCGGGGACCGAGAGCCATGACTCTAGTCTACGGCCGCATCGGGCACCAGATCTTCGCGCTCCTCTTCCCACACGTCTCGCACGAGGCGGTACCAGAGGAAGACGGCGAAGCCTGCAAACACAACCCACTCAACGGCGTAAAACACGTTGAGCAAATTGAGCGAAACCTCCGTCGATGGTGGCGGGGAATCGATCGCGTCAAGGCCTGCTGGCGGGTCAAAGCTCACGACGTAGCCGCCATAGGTTCCCGCAGGCACGTCGTTCCACAGGTTTACGAGCTCAGCGACCGCGAGGGCGCTGCGCACTCCCGACTCGAAATCGGACTGTTGGGCTGACTCGGTCGGCAGGAGACGACCCGTGAAGGTCGACGCCGGTGGCGAGGCTTCAAGCTGAGCAATGACGGATGCTGCGGCATCCGTCGTCGCTGCCCATCCGAGGGCAATTGCCACGCTTGCCCCGCTGGGTTCACGCCCATGGCCGACAACCCAGTAGCCCATCCCTGCGGTGTTGCGCCGCTCGGAGAGCACAACATAGTCGCCAGAAACAAGCTCTGCGGTGAAGCTGACGGATTGGCCGGTTGTCGCAGAGGCGAGTGGTTCTTGTGCGATAGCGACCGAATCGAGCGGCACAACCGTTTCGCTTTGCTGTTCGGTGATTTCGCCACCCTCAAGGCTTCGGCTCAGCTGCCACTGCCCGAGAGCCGCGAAACTGCCGGCGATGGCCAGGGCCAGGATGAGGGCACCGATCCAGCGTGGTCGACGCGCAATCTGCCACATCGTTGCCGGCGCCGCTGGCGCAACTGGCGAAGAAACCGTCGTACTCACTCGCTAACGATATCTGGTGCTTCGAGCCTCACTCGATCAGCTGACTCATCATCGGGCTGTTTTTGGCTAGCGAGCTCTGCGTCAACTCGCTGCAGGTAGCGCTCGATCTCGATGGTGGTGTGCGCGTCGTCCCAGCCCAAAACTCCCGCCATAAGCTCTGCCGCTACAGGTGCTGCCGAGACACCCCGATCCCATGCCTCAATCGATATACGAGTGCGACGAGCCAAAACATCATCAAGGTGCATGGCTCCTTCATGGCTGGCAGCGTAGACAACTTCGGCAGCAATGTAGTCATCGGCGCCGGGAAGTGCTTCCGCAAGTGTGGGGTTACGGCGAACAAGTTCGAGCACTTCAGAGGCGAGCACGCCGTAGCGGTTCAGCAGGTGTTCGACGCGAGTCCGGTGGAGGCCAAAGGTGTGCGCGAGAGCAGTGCGCTTGTTCCACGCGGCACCGTATCCTTCCGCACCGAGCAGTGCGACATCTTCAGTAATGCTCGGTGAGATCTTGCCGTCTAGAGCGTCGACTGCGGCATCCACAGCATCTTTTGCCATGATGCGGTAGGTCGTCCACTTGCCGCCAGCCACCACAACGAGCCCGGGAACACTGTGGGTCACAATGTGTTCGCGGCTGAGCTTTGAGGTGAGGTCAGACTCCCCAGCGAGCAATGGACGCAGCCCGGCGTAGACCCCTTCAACATCGTCACGTGTCAGCGGAACCGCTAGAACTTTATTGACATGCTTGAGCAGGTAGTCGATGTCGGCGGCCGTGGCAGCCGGGTGGGCTTTGTCGAGATCCCAGTCAGTGTCGGTCGTTCCGATCAGCCAGTGGCGCCCCCAAGGGATTACAAATAGCACACTCTTTTCAGTGCGAAGCAGCAGGCCTAGCTTCGACTGGAAACGGTCGCGAGGCACAACCAGGTGCACGCCCTTCGATGCCCGCACTCTGAACTGACCACGTTCGCCCACCATCGCTTGAGTGTCGTCGGTCCACACACCGGTCGCATTCACGACCTGCTTGGCGCGAATCTCAAATCGTTCGCCCGTTTCGAGATCGTGCGCCATCACACCGACGACCCGCTCACCAACCTTGACGAAATCTTCGACGCGAACGCGGCTCGCCACCTGCGCGCCATAGAAACTCGCGGTGCGAGCAAGCGTCGACACGTAACGTGCATCATCCACTTGCGCGTCGTAGTAGGTCAGGCCACCGCGGAACGCATCAGCGCGCAAACTCGGCGCCGCTCGCAACATTTGAGCGCGCGTGAGGTGCCTGTGGTGGGGCACTCCTGGAGGTCTCCCTCCCGTATAGCTAAGAAGGTCGTAGAGCAACATTCCCGCACCGATATATAGCCGTTCGAAGATCGGTTTCGTCACCGGGTAGAGGAACCGCACTGGCCGCACCAGATGGGGTGCGATGCGCTGCAACAGCAGTCCACGTTCCTTGAGAGCTTCGCGCACGAGGCGAAAATCCAGTTGCTCCAAATAGCGGATGCCGCCGTGCACCAACTTGGATGACCGGCTCGAGGTGCCGGAGGCCCAGTCACGCGCCTCAACCATTCCGACGGTGAGGCCACGCGTTGCGGCATCCAATGCACTACCGGCGCCCACGATGCCACCACCGATCACGAGGATGTCGAGTTCGGTATCGCGCATGGCCGCGATCGCTGCCGCGCGCTGTTCAACGCTGAGCGCGGTTGACTGGGGGATCGATCGGGACTTAGCCATTGATAAATCCTCCAACGTGTGGCTGATCTCTGCCTGTGAACGGCTCGGCGCGTGAGCTGCTCTGTCTCTGAACTACAGCGTGTTGTAGGGGGCGACGACAACATCGACCCGCTGGAACTCCTTCAGGTCGGAGTAGCCGGTTGTCGCCATCGATCGACGCAGTGCGCCGATGAGATTCGACTGACCGTTCGCGTGCGACGACGGTCCATTGAGAATTTCAGCGAGCGGCGCAAGCTGCCCAACCTCGACGCGATTGCCGCGGGGCAGCTCCGGGTGGTGAGCCTCTTGGCCCCAGTGCCAGCCGCCGCCGGGGGCTTCTGTTGCGCGAGCAAGGGTGCTGCCGAGCATGACAGCATCTGCTCCCACGGAGATTGCCTTCACAATGTCACCGCTCGTGCCGAGACCACCGTCAGCGATCACGTGAACGTAGCGGCCACCAGATTCGTCCATGTAGTCGCGGCGAGCGCCGGCGACGTCTGCGACAGCGGTTGCCATCGGGGCGTGGATGCCCAGGGCGGTGCGCGTGGTGCTTGCGGCGCCACCGCCAAAGCCGACGAGCACGCCTGCGGCACCGGTGCGCATGAGGTGCAGTGCAGCGGTGTAGGTTGCGGCTCCTCCGACGATCACGGGCACATCGAGTTCGTAGATGAACTCTTTGAGGTTGAGTGGTTCACTGGCTTTGGAGACATGCTCCGCGCTTACGGTGGTGCCACGGATGACGAAGAGGTCGACACCGGCATCAACGACGGTCTGGTGGAGTTCTTTCGTACGCTGCGGGCTGAGCGCTCCGGCGACGGGCACTCCGGCTTCGCGAATCTCGGCAAGGCGCTGAGTGACGAGCTCGGGTTTGATGGGCTCCGAGTACAACTGCTGCATGCGCGCGGTTGCCTGATCGGCGGGCAGGCTGCGGATCTCCGCGAGGACGGGCTCGGGGTGCTCGTAACGAGTCCAGAGACCTTCGAGGTCGAGCACGCCGAGTCCGCCGAGCTTTCCCATCGCGATTGCGGTCGCTGGCGAAACCACCGAGTCCATGGGTGCTGCGATGACGGGGATGTCAAAGGTGTAGGCGTCTATCGTCCAGCTCACTGACACGTCGCGTGGGTCTCGCGTGCGGCGCGAGGGCACGATCGCAATGTCATCAAAGGAATAGACGCGGCGAGCGCGCTTGGCTCGGCCAATCTCGAAATCATTCACTGCTCTAGCCTACCCGGCTGCGGATTGGGTGGTCTTGTCGGCGAGGGGTATGCAAGCGCATGGTGCGGCCTCGAAGCAACGGAATACTCTTGACAGCTACTAAACGATCGTTTAGTTTATTGAACATGCGTTCAATAAGTGATGATTCAACCACACGGGCTCGCATCCGCGATGCCGCGATCCTGCTCATCGGGCAGAAGGGTTTTGCCGCAACGAGCGCACGAGCTGTGGCACGTCACGCCGGTGTTAGCGCCGGCCTCGTCATCCACCACTTCGGCAGTATGCGCGAACTCAAGAAAACTTGCGATGACTTCATCATCACCGAGATCACCCGCCGCAAAACGGGAATAGGTGAGAGCGAAGTCACTGCCGCCCTGAAGGAGTGGTACTCAGACCTCGAAACCTACCAACCCTGGCTCGACTACCTGAGCCGTCTATTCACCGACGATTCCGAAGCCGGTGCCGAACTCTTCGATCGCATCGTCAGCCTGACAGCGGAGATCCTTGAGGATGGCGTAGCCAAACAGCAGGTGCACCCGAGCGCCGATTCTCATGCACGAGCTGTGCTCATTGTCACCCACAGTCTCGGCACCCTCATCCTGCAAAGCCACATCGCCCGCACCCTCGGTAGCGGGCACTTCAGCTTCGAAAGCCTCAGCCGCATGGGTAACGCAGCACTCGAGATCTATACCGAGGGTCTCTACGTCGACAGCAGCGTGCTCAACGCCACTCGCGAAGCGACCGACAACGCCCGCAACGACCGCAACGATCGCTCAGAGAAAGGATGAGGCCCCGACCTCCTCTCATGACCTACGCAATAGAAACCAGAGCGCTGACCAAGCGTTACGGCCGCCACACGGCACTCGACGGCATGGATCTCGCCGTCGAGACCGGCAGTGTCTTCGGCGTGATCGGCCCCAACGGGGCCGGCAAAACCACAGCAATGCGACTCCTCCTCGACATCATCCGGCCAACCTCAGGTCACGCCACCGTGCTGGGAGAATCCCCTCGAACCGGTGGCGCCGCACTGCGCCGCCGAATCGGCTTCCTTCCCGGTGAACTGCTGCTCGAAGGGCGAGTCACCGGCCGCGCACTACTAGCCCATTACGCAGACATCAGTGGCCTCGTGGTGAAAGGCCGCGTCGATGAACTTGCCGAACGACTCGGACTCGACCTCAGCCGTCACGTTCGTCAGCTCTCCAAAGGCAACAAGCAAAAGCTCGGACTCGTCCAAGCGTTCATGCACGAACCGCCGCTCCTCGTGCTCGACGAGCCGACAAGCGGACTCGACCCTCTCGTTCAACAAGTGTTCCTGGGCATGGTTCGCGAAGCCCAAAACAAGGGCCAAACCGTGTTCCTCAGTTCACACGTGCTCAGTGAAATTCAGAGCGCAGCCGACCAAGTCGCGGTCCTGCGCAACGGCAAAATAGTGAAAGTCGGTGACGTTGCAACACTGCGCACGAGTGCTGTGCGGCGCGTCGTCGTTGACTTCACGGATGTCGCAGCAGACCGCATCCGCACCGCTCTCGAAGCACTGCCACAACTCGCCGAGCTCAGGGTCGTCGATGGGGACATCGTTCAGGTCACCGGCACCGTGGAGGGACACATCGATGCTCTCGTCAAGGCGATCGCCCCGTTCCACGTTGTCGATCTCCGGGTTGAAGAACAGGATCTCGAATCGTCGGTAATCAACCTCTATTCCTCGGAGGCCCCCAATGAAAACTAACGCTCTGCCCCTACTACGCCGCAACCTTGCCGACACCTGGCGAGGCACCCTCGGCTGGACCATCGGATTCGTCGCGGCGGTCATGCTCTACGTCCCGCTGTACTCCTCGTTCTCAGGACCGGATGCCGGGTTCCAAGACGTCATCGATTCCTTGCCAGCAGGGTTCTCAACGACCCTCGGGTTCGACGACCTCTCCAGCGGTGGCGGCTACGTTCAGGCAACGTTCCTTGGCCTCATTGGGTTCGCGCTCATGACCATTGCGGCGACACTCTGGAGCTCGGCCGCGATCGCGGGCGACGAAGAATCGGGCTCCCTTGAGCTCACTCTCGCCCACGGTGTCTCACGTGTGCAGGTGATCATTGAGCGCAGCCTGGCTGTCATCCTGAGACTGACCTGGCTCGCCACAATTTCTGCGCTGCTCATTATTGCGCTGAATCAGTCTTCCGGGATCGATCTCGAACCTGCGAGTATTGTCGGCGGATGCCTGTCCCTGCTCGGGTTAGGTTTGCTGGCCGCGAGCTGTGGACTAGCTGTGGGCGCGATCACCGGCCGCCGCTCATATGCCAGTGCGGCGGCGGCGGGAATCGCATTGTTCGGGTACGTGCTCAACTCGCTGGGCAACCAAAGTCCCGACGTTGAGTGGCTGCACGCCATCTCGCCGTATCACTGGGCCTTTGGCAACTCCCCGCTGCTCGACGGTGCCGACTGGAGAGCCCTTGGCCTCATCTACGGTGTTGCGGCGGTCGTGCTCGTAATCGGCGGCATCGTGTTCAACCGCCGAGATGTGGCCGCTTAGCGGCGATAGTTCGGTGCCTCCACGACCATTTGGATGTCGTGGGGGTGCGATTCTTTCAGCCCGGCGGCGGTGATCCGCACAAACTTGCCCTTCACGTGCAGCTCATCAATTGTGCGAGCGCCCGTGTAGAACATTGACTGCCGGAGGCCGCCGAGCAGCTGGTACATCACGGTGGAGACAGGGCCGCGATAGGGAACCTGGCCTTCGATGCCTTCAGGGATCAGTTGATCGTCGGAAGGAACATCCGCCTGGAAGTAGCGGTCACGTGAATACGACGTCTTCTTTCCACGGGTCTGCATCGCACCGAGCGAACCCATTCCGCGGTAGCCCTTGAACTGCTTGCCGTTCAGGAAAATAAGATCGCCGGGGCTTTCGTCGGTTCCGGCGAGCAGTGAACCGAGCATCACGGTGTCTGCACCCGCCACAAGTGCCTTGGCGATATCGCCGGAGTACTGAAGGCCGCCGTCTGCAATAACGGGGATGTCTGCCGCACGAGCGGCAAGTGATGCCTCGTAGACGGCGGTCACCTGGGGGACTCCGACACCAGCGACGACGCGAGTGGTGCAAATCGAACCTGGTCCGACTCCGACCTTGACGGCGTCCACACCGGCGTCAATGAGCGCTTGCGCACCCGATCGGGTGGCGACGTTTCCGCCGATGATGTCGATCGCGTCGAACGAGGAATCCGCCTTGAGCCGTCGAACGATGTCGATTACGCCCGAAGAGTCACCATTGGCGGTGTCAACGACAATGACGTCGACGGCCGCATCGCGCAGCCGCTCAGCGCGTTCCCACGCATCGCCAAAGAATCCGATTGCTGCACCAACGCGGAGTCGGCCTTCGTCATCTTTCGTGGCGTTCGGGTACTGATCGGTCTTCTCAAAGTCTTTGACCGTAATAAGGCCTATGAGCTTGCCGTGCTCGTCAACAAGAGGCAGTTTCTCAATCTTGTGCTGGTTGAGGAGAGCGATTGCCCCCTCACGCTCAATCCCGACGGGCGCAGTAACGAGCGGCATTCTGGTCATCACATCGCGCACCAGGGTCGAGTCCATGTCTTGTGGCTCGATGAACCGCATATCGCGGTTGGTGACGATCCCGACGAGCGTTCCGTCGTCTTCGATAACCGGCACACCGGAAATTCGGAACTGGCCACAGAGTGCGTCAACCTCGGCCAAAGTGGCCCGTTGCGTAGTTGTTACCGGATTGGTAATCATGCCGGATTCACTGCGCTTGACCTTGTCGACGAAGGCCGCCTGATCGTCGATTGAGAGGTTGCGGTGCAGCACCCCGAGGCCACCATTTCGAGCCATCGCGATCGCCATTCGCGCTTCAGTGACGGTGTCCATCGCCGACGAAATAAGGGGCGAAGATAGCCGGATTCTGCGGGTTAGACGTGAACTGGTGTCAGCATCGCTCGGAATCACATCAGTGTGACCGGGCAAAAGCATCACATCGTCGTAGGTGAGTCCGACGACGCCGAAAGGGTCAGGCTGTTCCATGTTAAATCTTCCTTGCACCAGGAGCGTGAAACCGGCGATCTTGTGTTAAATCTGCGGCCAATCAATATTAACGGGTTTCGTGGTCGAACATTCCCCCGCATAATGGCTTCACCGCTTTGTACCCGACAAGCAGTTGTATGTCGGGCGCAATCGGCCGGTGTCGTCAATGCCGTCGACACATCAGAACCCGCGGGATTCTTGATTCCGGCTGGGTCCCTTTCTGGAGGTCCTGTGAACACAGCGGAATATCGCCGCACGCGACGGAAAAATAGACGAGGAGTGCTTGTAGCGCTCATCGTCGCCCTCTCCGCCGCTTTTTCTCTTATGTCTATGCCTGCGATGGCCGACGAAGTTAACGTCGATGAGTACGACAACAGCGTCATTGGCAACGTCAAGCTCGAAAGCGTGCCACTAGAAGGTGTACTTCTCACCATTTCTGGCGGCGGCTACGACGTTGAAGTGTCAACGGATGCTGACGGCCAATGGAAAGTCGGCGTACCCGACGGTGACGAGTTCAGCGTCACGCTCGACGAAACAACACTGCCCGACGGCATCGCAGTGATCGACGAGACCGGCACAGACGACACCCCCAACGTCAAAGAAGCGATGATCGGTCCCAGCGGATCGACAGTGGTGAACTTCTTCATCGGACGCGGTGAACGAAACGTTGTCAGCTTCTTCGACCAACTCGTCGAACGCCTCGTCAACGGCCTCAACTTCGGGCTCATGCTGGGACTTGCCGCTATCGGCATCTCCCTCGTCTACGGCACCACGGGGCTTTCCAACTTCGCTCACGCCGAAATGGTGACCTTTGGCGCGGTGATGGCGCTCATTGTGTCGGTCGACCTCGGCTGGCCGATCTTTCTTGCGATACCGATTGCTGTACTCCTCAGTGCCGGCTTCGGGTGGGCACTCGATGCCGGGTTGTGGAAACCGCTGCGCAAAAAAGGCGTGGGCATCGT harbors:
- a CDS encoding DUF4190 domain-containing protein produces the protein MPECASCSAPVQPEWNFCIYCGEPTSADTSRPAPLVAARTNPLAILALVLAAIGGAPALIFGHVAIRQISETGERGMLMARIATILGYVWLVLWGILLYSLLTNGR
- a CDS encoding Bax inhibitor-1/YccA family protein; translation: MALNNPAFSRDAAFSSRGGIAVANQVSNQQLNDMYSRESAPKTGDVMTVEDTIAKTVGAFALLLVGAGLSWVLAPAMPFLWIGAGIIGFVLALVNIFKKQPSGALVLAYSAVEGVFVGGISRFFENAYGGVVTQAVIATIVVVGVTLALFASGKIRASKKATKVFMIAMIGYVVFSLVNLVMMLTGATDNAFGLRSAEIPFLGIPFGVVLGVLVVIMAAYSLVLDFDFIQKGAANGAPRAFGWKGTFGIMVTVIWLYLELLRMFAIIRD
- the guaA gene encoding glutamine-hydrolyzing GMP synthase gives rise to the protein MTQSSATATATSADTSARPVLVVDFGAQYAQLIARRVREANVYSEIVPHTITAEAIAAMNPVGIVLSGGPSSVYEPGSPDLDPGILQLGVPVFGICYGFQVMARQLGGTVAKTGLREYGSTAMTVQGGGGSLLGDQADKQTVWMSHGDAVTEAPEGFEVLASTDATPVAAFASKARGLYGVQWHPEVKHSEFGQGLLENFLHDAAGIPADWNSGNVIAEQVARIREQVGSARVICGLSGGVDSAVAAAIVHEAVGDQLVCIFVDHGLLRQDERRQVEEDYVASTGVRLVTVDAVDQFMDALAGVTDPETKRKIIGREFIRSFENAAESLVLEAQGDGEKVKFLVQGTLYPDVVESGGGAGTANIKSHHNVGGLPDDLQFDLVEPLRTLFKDEVRAIGRELGLPEVIVGRQPFPGPGLGIRIIGEVTHDRLELLRKADAIARAELTAAGLDDTIWQCPVVLLADVRSVGVQGDGRTYGHPIVLRPVSSEDAMTADWTRLPYDVLAKISNRITNEVDGVNRVVLDVTSKPPGTIEWE
- a CDS encoding DUF3817 domain-containing protein, giving the protein MALGPRLSDLPRIRRTLSFYKVSSIITGSFLLVLCLMMFFRYGLGGDIELNGPAGFVTLTPKELVQGINVSTIILIVHGWLYVFYVAADFILWRLTRFSFLRFLYIALGGVIPLLSFFLERQVPRFVEAKLARIESAAAAQAAGADSAKASV
- a CDS encoding SURF1 family cytochrome oxidase biogenesis protein; the encoded protein is MSTTVSSPVAPAAPATMWQIARRPRWIGALILALAIAGSFAALGQWQLSRSLEGGEITEQQSETVVPLDSVAIAQEPLASATTGQSVSFTAELVSGDYVVLSERRNTAGMGYWVVGHGREPSGASVAIALGWAATTDAAASVIAQLEASPPASTFTGRLLPTESAQQSDFESGVRSALAVAELVNLWNDVPAGTYGGYVVSFDPPAGLDAIDSPPPSTEVSLNLLNVFYAVEWVVFAGFAVFLWYRLVRDVWEEEREDLVPDAAVD
- a CDS encoding glycerol-3-phosphate dehydrogenase/oxidase, translated to MAKSRSIPQSTALSVEQRAAAIAAMRDTELDILVIGGGIVGAGSALDAATRGLTVGMVEARDWASGTSSRSSKLVHGGIRYLEQLDFRLVREALKERGLLLQRIAPHLVRPVRFLYPVTKPIFERLYIGAGMLLYDLLSYTGGRPPGVPHHRHLTRAQMLRAAPSLRADAFRGGLTYYDAQVDDARYVSTLARTASFYGAQVASRVRVEDFVKVGERVVGVMAHDLETGERFEIRAKQVVNATGVWTDDTQAMVGERGQFRVRASKGVHLVVPRDRFQSKLGLLLRTEKSVLFVIPWGRHWLIGTTDTDWDLDKAHPAATAADIDYLLKHVNKVLAVPLTRDDVEGVYAGLRPLLAGESDLTSKLSREHIVTHSVPGLVVVAGGKWTTYRIMAKDAVDAAVDALDGKISPSITEDVALLGAEGYGAAWNKRTALAHTFGLHRTRVEHLLNRYGVLASEVLELVRRNPTLAEALPGADDYIAAEVVYAASHEGAMHLDDVLARRTRISIEAWDRGVSAAPVAAELMAGVLGWDDAHTTIEIERYLQRVDAELASQKQPDDESADRVRLEAPDIVSE
- a CDS encoding GuaB3 family IMP dehydrogenase-related protein — its product is MNDFEIGRAKRARRVYSFDDIAIVPSRRTRDPRDVSVSWTIDAYTFDIPVIAAPMDSVVSPATAIAMGKLGGLGVLDLEGLWTRYEHPEPVLAEIRSLPADQATARMQQLYSEPIKPELVTQRLAEIREAGVPVAGALSPQRTKELHQTVVDAGVDLFVIRGTTVSAEHVSKASEPLNLKEFIYELDVPVIVGGAATYTAALHLMRTGAAGVLVGFGGGAASTTRTALGIHAPMATAVADVAGARRDYMDESGGRYVHVIADGGLGTSGDIVKAISVGADAVMLGSTLARATEAPGGGWHWGQEAHHPELPRGNRVEVGQLAPLAEILNGPSSHANGQSNLIGALRRSMATTGYSDLKEFQRVDVVVAPYNTL
- a CDS encoding TetR family transcriptional regulator, with the translated sequence MRSISDDSTTRARIRDAAILLIGQKGFAATSARAVARHAGVSAGLVIHHFGSMRELKKTCDDFIITEITRRKTGIGESEVTAALKEWYSDLETYQPWLDYLSRLFTDDSEAGAELFDRIVSLTAEILEDGVAKQQVHPSADSHARAVLIVTHSLGTLILQSHIARTLGSGHFSFESLSRMGNAALEIYTEGLYVDSSVLNATREATDNARNDRNDRSEKG